One genomic segment of Hordeum vulgare subsp. vulgare chromosome 2H, MorexV3_pseudomolecules_assembly, whole genome shotgun sequence includes these proteins:
- the LOC123427929 gene encoding receptor kinase-like protein Xa21, translating to MVVLLAFLLLLLSYGAGNIHCSTVSHENRTDVHSLLEFKAATNDPTGALRSWNRRVHYCNWTGVRCSSLKPERVVALRLPGQSLSGEISPSFGNLTYLKVLDLSSNGFSGLLPPMNLLHELVHLDLSFNSFQGTIPDSLMNCSNLHYLVLSGNMLQGPIPKKIGSLYNLLGLGLARNNLTGVIPPTISNATQLEQLDLGENELGGSIPDVFGQWPKMLELSVGENRLSGRIPPSFFNLTSVQILGLYANKLQGELPPDIGDTLPENILFSLGENMLHGHIPASLGNASRLQLMDLSDNSFVGEIPIFGKLPNLENLNLGYNMLESSESQRWESLYGLTNCSNLYALTLDNNQLQGAIPDLVGKLSTKLTRLHMNGNNLSGIVPLSLANRSSIIDLDLSNNSLTGKIEGWLGSLINLQYLDLHGNNFAGSIPPSFGNLSELTILSLAQNEFEGPIPPTLGKLSQLSRLDLSYNNLQGEIPPEISELKQLISLYLSSSRLSGKIPDDLGKCQGLITIQMDHNNLTGVIPTSLGNLLSLDMLNLSYNDLSGVIPTVLSDLQLLSKLDLSYNRLRGAIPRNGVFEHPANVSLDGNSGLCGQATGFHVPSCPDASPRTGRHYRLITVLITIIGFLSLALLTCFIIHEKIPQATFSLLPSLGEKFPRVSYWDLARATSNFSEINLIGEGSYSSVYKGKLKQVKTEIAIKILDLEIPGAEGSFALECKALRGIRHRNIVPLITECSAIDNKGNAFRAIIYAFMPNGNLDTWLHHQGNQAAGRHLGLAQRISIATNIADALDYLHHYSGRPIIHCDLKPSNILLDIHMNACLGDFGIARFYIDSKLRTVGDSSSITVNGTLGYMAPEYAENGHASTCGDVYSFGIVLLEMLTGKRPTDDMFRNELTIVRFVETNFPDHTLNFLDSRLVNECNGGIDQIAAGTENPPIFQSLLSLLRVALQCTRQSPTERLNMREVATQLCKINMVNTGRRVRSSTSFRRLVSWASQRS from the exons ATGGTTGTCCTACTGGCgtttctgctgctgctgctgtcctATGGAGCTGGCAACATCCATTGCTCAACAGTCAGTCACGAAAACAGAACAGACGTGCACTCGTTGCTCGAGTTCAAAGCGGCTACCAACGACCCAACAGGTGCCCTAAGATCTTGGAACAGGCGTGTCCACTACTGCAACTGGACGGGCGTCAGATGCAGCTCACTGAAACCGGAGCGCGTCGTTGCTCTGAGACTCCCCGGCCAAAGCTTGTCAGGCGAGATCAGCCCCTCTTTTGGGAACTTGACGTACCTTAAGGTCCTCGATTTGTCCTCCAATGGCTTCTCCGGCCTGTTACCTCCTATGAACCTGCTCCATGAGCTGGTCCACCTTGACCTGAGCTTCAATTCGTTTCAGGGGACGATTCCTGACTCACTCATGAATTGCTCCAACCTACACTATCTAGTTCTTTCTGGAAACATGCTACAAGGTCCAATCCCCAAGAAAATTGGTTCGCTCTATAATCTATTAGGCTTAGGCCTTGCTAGGAATAATCTTACCGGGGTCATCCCACCAACCATCAGCAACGCCACCCAGTTAGAACAACTCGATCTTGGGGAAAATGAACTAGGGGGGAGCATTCCTGATGTGTTTGGGCAATGGCCCAAGATGTTGGAATTGTCCGTAGGTGAAAATAGGCTCTCAGGTCGAATACCACCATCCTTCTTTAATCTGACTTCGGTTCAAATATTAGGCTTGTATGCAAATAAGCTACAAGGGGAATTGCCTCCTGACATTGGCGATACCCTCCCTGAAAACATACTTTTTTCGCTGGGCGAGAACATGCTTCATGGTCACATCCCAGCTTCGCTAGGCAACGCTTCACGGCTACAACTCATGGATTTATCAGATAACAGCTTCGTTGGAGAAATTCCTATTTTCGGAAAGCTACCAAACCTTGAGAACTTAAACCTTGGATATAATATGCTTGAATCAAGTGAAAGCCAAAGATGGGAATCCTTGTATGGACTAACAAACTGTAGTAATCTATATGCGCTCACATTAGATAATAATCAGCTGCAAGGAGCCATACCGGATTTGGTCGGTAAGTTGTCCACTAAACTCACACGTCTACACATGAATGGAAACAATCTATCAGGAATAGTTCCTTTAAGCCTAGCAAACCGTAGTAGCATAATCGATTTGGATCTTAGCAACAACAGCTTAACTGGTAAAATTGAAGGATGGTTAGGGAGTCTAATAAACTTACAATATTTAGATCTTCATGGAAACAATTTCGCCGGGTCCATTCCACCATCTTTTGGCAACCTTTCAGAACTGACAATACTTTCTCTAGCACAAAATGAATTTGAAGGTCCCATACCTCCCACATTGGGAAAACTTTCACAACTCTCAAGGCTGGACCTTAGCTATAATAATCTGCAAGGTGAGATACCTCCAGAAATTAGTGAGCTTAAACAACTCATTTCACTATATCTATCTTCTAGCAGACTTTCGGGAAAAATTCCCGATGATCTGGGCAAGTGTCAGGGCCTCATAACCATCCAAATGGACCACAATAATCTCACCGGTGTCATTCCAACCTCTTTAGGCAACCTTTTGAGCTTGGACATGCTCAACCTGTCCTATAATGATTTGTCAGGTGTCATCCCAACAGTACTAAGTGATCTTCAACTTCTTAGCAAGTTAGACCTATCTTATAATCGTCTCCGAGGAGCAATCCCAAGAAATGGAGTGTTTGAGCACCCCGCAAACgtttcccttgatggcaactcgGGACTTTGCGGACAAGCAACCGGTTTCCATGTGCCCTCATGCCCAGATGCCTCGCCGAGAACAGGAAGACACTATCGTTTGATTACGGTGTTGATCACAATAATTGGTTTCCTGTCATTGGCACTGTTGACTTGCTTTATAATCCACGAGAAGATACCACAGGCAACATTTTCGTTGCTGCCTTCTCTCGGGGAGAAATTCCCTAGAGTTTCTTACTGGGATCTAGCTCGAGCGACAAGCAACTTCTCTGAGATTAACTTGATTGGCGAAGGAAGTTACAGCTCAGTGTACAAAGGAAAGTTGAAACAAGTTAAAACAGAAATAGCGATCAAGATACTTGACCTTGAGATTCCGGGTGCCGAAGGAAGTTTTGCATTAGAATGCAAAGCATTGAGAGGCATTCGTCATAGAAACATTGTTCCCCTCATAACTGAATGCTCCGCAATCGACAACAAAGGCAATGCTTTCAGAGCTATCATCTATGCTTTCATGCCCAATGGGAACTTGGACACTTGGTTGCATCATCAAGGGAATCAGGCAGCTGGAAGGCATTTAGGCTTGGCTCAAAGAATAAGCATCGCTACTAACATAGCCGACGCATTGGACTATTTGCACCATTATAGTGGGAGGCCCATCATCCATTGTGATTTGAAGCCGAGTAACATACTCCTAGACATTCATATGAATGCTTGTCTAGGAGATTTTGGCATCGCGAGGTTCTACATTGATTCTAAACTGAGAACAGTCGGTGATTCAAGTTCAATTACTGTGAACGGAACTCTCGGATACATGGCTCCAG AGTATGCTGAAAACGGTCACGCATCTACTTGTGGGGACGTATATAGTTTCGGAATAGTACTTTTGGAGATGCTGACAGGAAAAAGACCAACGGATGATATGTTCAGGAACGAACTCACCATTGTCAGATTTGTGGAAACGAATTTTCCTGATCACACATTAAATTTTCTGGATTCTCGTCTGGTAAATGAATGCAATGGTGGCATCGACCAAATAGCAGCAGGAACGGAAAACCCGCCGATCTTTCAGTCCTTGTTATCTTTGCTACGAGTAGCACTTCAGTGTACACGCCAATCCCCAACTGAACGGCTTAACATGAGAGAAGTAGCTACCCAATTGTGCAAAATCAACATGGTGAACACGGGAAGGAGAGTTAGGAGCTCAACTTCTTTTAGGAGACTTGTCAGCTGGGCTTCTCAAAGGAGCTAA